The Arachis hypogaea cultivar Tifrunner chromosome 19, arahy.Tifrunner.gnm2.J5K5, whole genome shotgun sequence genome has a window encoding:
- the LOC112775402 gene encoding uncharacterized membrane protein At4g09580, giving the protein MPAPRSVTAVDTGRLLLRDLENNGEDDSPAAKKPKSEKFPLNSCEFAAAVAVFFLFATGLFCIYLTMPASEFGRIKLPRTLSDLRLLKENLSAYASNHPAPFILGYCSTYIFMQTFMIPGTIFMSLLAGALFGVVRGILLVVFNATAGASSCFFLSKLIGRPLVSWLWPEKLRFFQAEIAKRRDRLLNYMLFLRITPTLPNLFINLASPIVDVPFHIFFLATLIGLIPASYITVRAGLALGDLKSLKDLYDFKTFSVLFLIGFVAICPTLLKRKRVYE; this is encoded by the exons ATGCCGGCGCCGCGGAGCGTCACGGCGGTCGATACCGGTAGGTTGCTCCTCAGGGACCTCGAGAACAATGGCGAGGACGACTCCCCCGCCGCCAAGAAGCCCAAATCGGAGAAGTTCCCTCTCAACAGCTGCGAATTCGCCGCCGCCGTCGCCGTATTCTTCCTCTTCGCCACCGGTCTTTTCTGCATCTACCTCACCATGCCCGCCTCCGAGTTCGGCCGCATCAAGCTCCCACGCACCCTCTCCGATCTTCGCCTCCTCAA AGAGAATCTTTCAGCATATGCGAGTAACCACCCTGCACCGTTCATTCTTGGTTACTGCTCAACCTACATCTTCATGCAGACCTTCATGATTCCCGGGACCATCTTCATGTCTCTTTTGGCTGGGGCCCTCTTCGGCGTTGTTCGGGGAATCCTTCTTGTTGTTTTCAATGCCACTGCCGGCGCTTCCTCTTGCTTCTTCTTGTCTAAATTAATCGGACGCCCTTTGGTTTCTTGGTTGTGGCCTGAGAAGTTAAGGTTTTTCCAAGCTGAG ATAGCAAAGCGTAGGGATAGGTTGCTGAATTACATGCTTTTTCTGAGGATAACACCAACTTTGCCAAATCTTTTCATCAATTTGGCATCTCCCATTGTTGATGTACCGTTTCATATATTCTTTCTGGCAACATTGATCGGTCTTATTCCGGCGTCATATATTACTGTCAGA GCTGGTCTTGCTCTTGGGGATCTAAAGTCATTGAAGGATCTATATGATTTCAAGACATTCTCAGTTCTATTTCTCATTGGTTTTGTTGCCATATGTCCTACACTTTTGAAGAGGAAGCGAGTGTATGAATGA
- the LOC112775403 gene encoding large ribosomal subunit protein bL21c, whose product MASAAASLSTICTSFTTHCAISNHSPKTPFSQSTFFPFSRTHSLSLSFQPTLSPRLPLLPPKSSDTAQALSDPQPATQLVQSPPLQPPSWEPGLFAVVMVGGRQYIVHPGRWITVQRLKGAKVNDKIALHRVLLVGTDTSCYIGRPVVTNAVVYATVEEQGLDDKVIVFKYKKKKKYRRTIGHRQPNTRIRINSIMGYENYPKVTMDDIKDEDKES is encoded by the exons atGGCTTCTGCAGCTGCATCTCTTTCTACAATCTGCACTTCCTTCACAACCCATTGCGCAATTTCCAACCATAGCCCGAAAACCCCATTCTCTCAATCCACTTTCTTCCCATTCTCTCGTActcactctctttctctctcctttcaaCCCACTCTCTCTCCTCGCTTACCCCTCCTCCCTCCCAAATCCTCTGACACTGCCCAAGCTCTCTCCGACCCTCAACCAGCAACGCAGCTTGTTCAGTCCCCACCGCTTCAGCCTCCGTCTTGGGAGCCTGGTCTCTTCGCTGTCGTCATG GTTGGTGGACGCCAATATATTGTTCACCCTGGTCGTTGGATAACTGTTCAGAGGCTGAAAGGTGCTAAGGTTAATGACAAG ATTGCTTTACATAGGGTTTTGCTGGTTGGCACTGATACATCTTGCTACATTGGAAGACCAGTTGTGACAAATGCTGTGGTATATGCAACAGTGGAAGAGCAG GGTTTAGATGACAAAGTAATTGTCTTCaaatataaaaagaagaagaagtaccgCAGAACCATTGGACACAGACAG CCAAATACACGCATAAGGATAAATAGCATTATGGGCTATGAGAACTACCCAAAAGTTACTATGGACGATATCAAGGACGAGGATAAGGAGTCATGA